The sequence below is a genomic window from Carassius gibelio isolate Cgi1373 ecotype wild population from Czech Republic chromosome A17, carGib1.2-hapl.c, whole genome shotgun sequence.
AGCCTGGGAAGATTTTTCTGGGAAGATAAATGTTCCatagacaaagagagagaggaagaagaaagagaaaagtagTTTACTCAATGTTTACTTTGTCCAGACTCCTCTCTCCAGCTATTAAAGGCAAAAGTCTTCAAGCCTTGATCTCACTCTCTTCAGCGCTCAGCGCTCTTCACAGGCGCTTGACCAAGCTTGActcttgtgtgcgtgtgtgtggattTGTTCTCATATGCCTGCTACACAAGATTCCCAGAAAGCTAGCAATGCAAGACACTATTTAAACAATCAACAGTGCCTATACTACACACACCTGAAGGTCAGAGTGCAAACTCACTTCAATCTCCTTTCAGTGGAATCACAGACGAATGGAAAAGAATTACATAAAAATAGTAGTTTAATAGAAGTTTGGTTTGTATTCGTTTCTCAGTATGTAAGCGGCGTGGAAATGATTAAgtagagagcgagagaaaggagAAAACAGAAGGTCCTTCTGAGATCTACCGCACTGATTAAATAcgaaaaataaagaaagattgTTCTAAATGGACAAAATTAACCAAGAACACAATTACAGAATTCGAAGAAGAAGTCGAACCACGAGAAGagattttgaagaaaatataatacaCTGGAACCCTTCTGCGCAGCAAAGAGGCCCGACAGACCACATTTAGACAGCAATCTGAGAAAAGacttgactgtgtgtgtgtgggagagaaacAAGATAAGAAtgagaaaataaagataaaaataagacACAAGAAAGTGTGTGAGCCAGAGAACATTTCAAGATCTACCTAGCCTCAAATcctctttctgtttctgttctttGCAGATTCCTTGCAATTCTGGCCTTGATGTGGTTTCGAACAAAACAGGAAGGAGAATGCTGTTGAAGTGTGCAGCATGAGCAGTGTGTGCACTTCTGCGGCTAAAGGGGAAAATCCAAGTActctcactgcaaaaaaaaacaaagcaacaaaacaaataatatatttacaacaGAAATCACAGGCACTGTTTACCAGTTCCAGTAATcttatgaaaaacaaaatgaaaataaaattgtaaaaaataacttGTGTTATATTATGGTAATTTTTATATATCAAGTACATCTTTTAAGGGGTTTGAGATTTTTCTGGAATTTTTCTGGCATACAAGACCCAAATACTGAATAAGAGGGTGTTTTTTCAgtgctttctgaccccaaacatttataTTAGAGAGCAAGATCTTGACTCTGCTCACACTTCAAAGTTAAACAGACGCATTCATACATGTTTGGCTGCAGTGGGAGCAAGACAAACTGTTCTTTTAGAGAACACAGGCTACTTTCATATCCAGATCAGAACAATCACACAGTCTTGTCCAGGAGCAGACATGATGTAACTGTGACGTTCCATCCAGATGATGTTGAAGGAGGAGTCACCTTATTATGTTGGCTGACTTCAGCGTGCTTAGTGAAGTGCTCTTCTGGGTCTACACAGTATCAGCACATTCCGTAACTTTCCGTTATTCATAGCTGACCTTGAGTAAGGCATCTAGCAAATCATTGATTAATGTACTCTGGATTGCATAACCTTCAAATGAAAACTCTCACACATTTGTAAGAGAGCACTGGTGTGAGGAACTTGTGATTAGAGAGACTGACACAAGCGTGATTTGACACATTTGGGGAAGGGCAGAAAGAGGAAGGAAGGTGAATGACAACAACTGAAAATGAAGCCATACAATGCTCATAATCACATGATTTACTTCATGAAAAGTGCATATGTATTTAAGAGTAATGCTGCAATAAATAGCTCAACAATCAGCAATGACCAAATGAATCTAATCATGGGCCGGTATGAGATTTTGATGCtatgataaccttaagcaaaAATATCATGGTTTCACAGTATCACAGTATTGTTTTTACAgctctaaaatgttattttgaaatgCCTGcgtaaagaaaaacaacaacaaaaaaaacactgaacacaatatattttatttttgtgcaacATACAGAATGTTTGGAAAAGCagtatttgttaatttattttttattttttatgtgtttctgAAATGTTGAATCGTGGGCTGTCTTGCAGCTTttgatgagaaaaagaaaaaaagaagaaaaataaagacagacatatttatttaacctaaatctgtaattacagttatttcattttagttatataatatacatataattaatatgatttcatatcatttgtttatataattttatatacataatttgatttaataataaccaAATTTGTAACAAAACCACCGATCTCTGACAAAACGCAGAAGCTCTGTCTGAACGcgacgcagattcactctctgacagcaggaggCACTCATGGAACAGCAcatacagcgtttccttggttaccgctgtaaacacaACAGAGCTCCGCTGAAACACTGCTTTAATGTGAATTATACAGACACCAGATGAAAGGAAAacaccatctaaacttttctgaagacagtcagttcccctcagaaacacattcatataaatcCCTAAATCAATACTGAGGATTTTCATCGAATAGTTTGTGCATCATGAACAGTGAGTGATCTGCCTGCTACagtatttttctctttgtgtccATCTTCAGCGTCTCTGGCCTGTGTTAACGGGCAATAACGGGTAATAACTGACAGATAAAAAAGTATTTCACAAGGTGTATTTCATCTCTAAACCTAAAAGCACTTAAACTCTTCCTTTGGTTCAGTGTTCTTTGTCTCACTGTCACATACCAAATCACAACATCCGTGTGATTACTTAAGATTAAGAACAACATCGCTCCCTTGTGGACAATATGAAATGTGTTCAgctgcatgaaataaatgtagtctTTTTCTGCATTTAATGCACACAACCTGACAGTCTCAGACACCTGACTTAGAAATCCTTGTAGTTAGTCTATCCAATAAATGGCAGGGTGTCAGAATTAGCAGGGGCGGACTTAACCAAAAAGCGAGGTAACAGCTTAGGGCCACAGGGAATCAGGGGGCCCCAAATGATATTTTGTGAAACGTATTTGGCAAATGCTCCAGTGTGAATTTGTGTTCTGGAGAATGTGATCAAATGTTCATCAAATATTCACTCACAACTCAAAGCGCTGAGTTTTTGTCAAGTTCTGAGTTCTGCAAGCTTGCAAATCCTCTCATTATAAAATCCTGAGATACAATGTAAAGAAGAGATTCATTGTGCAGTGCAGACAGCTTTTAGTGATTATAGGCTTTCTAGGCTGTATAATCCTGTCCGATTGTCTCAGAACGGATATATTAACCTCAGAGAAGAAAGTATCGTTTTTTCGTGTCATGATTTTATTTGTCTCGAGGTTTCATATTCAGAATGACTCGCTTGTGTGCTCTCATACAAATGCACAAATGTGATGACTGGAGATTTTCGattaatacagtatataacaTTTTCGATTTGTTTCTCGGCAAACCCTACCACATACATTAAGAAACACTGTGAATCCGGAATGAGTTGCATGGGATAATGTTATGACATGAATCCTTGTTTTACAAAGATTGAAGAAAGTTAAAATGTAGGAATTAGGTTGTTGTGCGCGTGTGTTTGTTATTATTTGTGGTAGCAGATGGGTTGGCAGATTGAAGTGTCAGTTGTATTTTAGCTTTAAGAGTGTGAACACGGGTTTCTGCAATAAACTGATTAACcctgaacacatacacacagatttcaacaccacaaacaaacacatgcattcaCACAGCAGATAGTTTTACATAAAGCCacagagtaataaaaaaaaatcctaggtCGCGGTTGCGGTCTTTtgggcttatttaaaaaaatatgatcgCTTGTTTAGAAAATCTGATAGTAGATGTAATAGAGGAATGAGATTACTTTCTTTTATGAGGTAAATTTGTAATTGTTacaatgtttttgtaattaattatcaCAGGCTTATAAAAAAACAAGTAGGTCTATCCCACTACTaacagtttaaatatattttattacaccCTACATACATATGTGGCTATGTTACAGCTCTGGTGGTTAGTATGTGCTCCCGCTTTGCTGCAGTTTGCtaatttttgtcaaataaattctgtttttgaTTTTCAGATAAAAGAGTGGTTTCAGTTTAATACTAATTAAATAGGTTGCAGGCtcatgtatttgtaaaaaaaaaataactgataatTAATATCGatggtaataaataataatggcctTGTTTGTGGATTATTTTTGAAGCTGTGGTTGCTTATTTGTTTCACAAGAGTTGCCACCAGTGTAAATGACGTTGTTGTTAATCTCTAAATCTAATTTGAGGTTTggaaagggacagttcactctaAATCACATTTGAAGGTCTAAATCAGGGTTTAAAGAATATATGGGACATATGGTGAACAGGCATGGACCTTTAAACCGTGACCCTTTAGGGCTTATCCACAGGGATAAACTGTGGCACGTCTGAGGGTGGATGTGGCAGTCCACACCTATGAGAGGAACTAACGAAATCAAGAGGCAGAGAAATACTTATTTGAAGCTATATGAAAGCAAATTCATGAGCTTTGCTGTACTGAAGAATAAAGTACCTGGACCATGACTCCGATACTGCGCACAGAGAGGCTTCAGCCGAGTGAACTTCAGGCTCTGTTTGGAGAGGAGAAGGATTATTCATGCTCCCTGAATGATATTGTTCATCACACAGAGGTAGACATCTGATCTGTACAATGTAAAAAGACTAATTCACCTCATAATTAAGCATTTCCAGATTAATTGATAGAGATACTCTGTAATGGAAGAACCACTTAATATTCTGTTTTATACTGTACTGTAACATTTGCGGTCATTTTAGTTCAAATTGACCGTTTAAACAGTAGTTTGCTTGTTTTCGGTTTCTCAGGTGTGTGAGCTGCAGTCTGACGGTGATAACATAGGGGCGTGCGACTCGAGTTCTCTTTCTGATGTTGACTATGGGAAGCCATGTGCAGCCCCTCATCTGCAGGGACCCACATTCTCCAAACAGGAATACTACACCAAACTAGAGGAGCTGAAGAGAGAACACCTGAGAAACATAGCCGAGCTGGAAAAACTCAACCTGAGCCAGATCAAACCGGGtcagagagaaagacagctcaTTACTTGCAGGAGTCAAAATGGAGACGATACAGAGAGGTATCCAATTGTgactaaacattaaataaatgacaataaaaatttatattttcaaacattcaacTGCTTAAAACTACATTGTTCCAATAAAACCTCAGATCTGGATTTGAtgcctgacctttgacctctttcATTAGTGGACAGGTGGAGCTCAACCAGGTTGGGAGCAAGGCATCAGTGGACCGTCTGAGGAATGAGGTTTCTCATCTGAAATTAAAGGTAAAGATTAGACCTGAGATGAACTTCAAGGATTTGTTCATCATATTCAAAAATCTTTTAACACTCTCAGAAAACAGACATAATAGTTGTATATAAAGTGCACATCAGTCTCAATAAGTGGTTTTTAAGTGCTTGAAAAGCATTTTGAAATTAAAAGTACTTTGTTTACTGAAGGTTGTTATGGTGCACAGATATGGAGATGGGGTTACATTATCAATATGTGCATTACAAAACCCTTCAAATTAGTCACCAGTCTAAAGTATTCAGCAATATTCAGTTGCCTCTAATAGTAACTTGTACTGTCTATATGCAGAACAGAGAGAGCTTCCACTGATAATACCAATATGAGTCAGCACATAGTTACTTTCAGAAGCTTTATGGTTATGCAGGAGGAGCTGAGAGATTCAAACAGTTCTTGAGTGTAtaggtcactaatcaaataaGCGAATTTGTAACATTAATCATGTGAACCGCTTAAATGGACAATCAGATGATCTTGCTTCCACTGAAGCACATGATGCTCTTTGGATCATCCTCAAATCATGCAGGAGAATAATATGATCACCAGGTCAGGTGTTATACAAAGTTGTGGAGGTCATGCAGCTCAAATATTGCTGTTATTAAAGAAAAAGTTCTGAAATCTGtcattcaaaatgttttatataataaaatcaagGAAAAAAAGACGCTACTGTAAAGGCCCAATGTTGTTCAAGACAATATTCAAAGTCTCTTCTCTCTAAGTTGACATGCATTTCTGTTGTAatggaaataaatacataaaaaaatattatgtcaatttcatattgtatttgtattttatatttattagcataactaaatttaaatacttttaagatttatttGGGCCATGGAAGTTTACTGAGGCTCCCTAGTTGTGAACAACTACCCTAAATTATAAttcttaaagggtcatgaaaccctaAACCAGATATGTATGTATTACTGAAATCAATATCACATCacatattattttgaatattaagaGGAATAGTGAATCTTTTGATTTTGTTGTTCTGAATTAAAAAGCAAAACTGAATCTTAATTTTTAATCACAATTGGTACAGAGAGTTGTagagaacagtacaaaaatttaatttaatatgttttttttttaaagcaggctCGACAGAATTCGTTAGAGGACCAAAGGAAGTTGTCACACTCTCCGCAGAACTCATCTCTTAGTGCAGCCAATCCGGGGATGGACCGCCTGAGACACAATTCCAAAGTAACCGTTCCCAAACCGTTTCGCATGATGCTTCGTGAAGAGGATCGCAAACGACGCAATGTGAAAACCCGCTCTGAGATGGAACTAGAAAATGAGAGACTGAAGAAAGAACTGGATGAGCTGAAAGAGTGTAGCAAGACGTTTCGTGCTAAGCCGGCCCCGCGCTCCACGCACTTCCTTTGCAATGACATCATCACTAAGCACCCAAAGAAGCTCCAGctacaaaaaaatctaatcaacCAAATGGACCACGATCACCACGGAAACCACCTCAAACAAGGCTCTCATCGCCAAACTCCTCCTCTTCCACAACAGCCATTTAGCTTTATTGAAAGAGAgcgaaagaaaagagagaaaaaactaGAGGATGAGCTAAACAACCTAAGTCCCAAAACAGAACGAAGATTGTTTAAAGCCAGACCCTTGCCGAGGTCTCTATATAGGCCCAGCTCACCAACTTGCCAGATATACGAGGCAGTTAATCTGAATCACAGAGGCTCAGCACTGCCTCCTAGCATTCTGGAGGACATGCTGCAGGAGGGAGAGGAGGCCGAGAATCAGTATGATGATGAATTTTCAAGGCCACAGAGCACAGATATATCACGCTGCAGCAGCAACCTCAAGAAATGGAAGAACAAGGGTGCCCTGCAGGTGGAGgaggagatggagagaaagaggaacagagaaagagacagagactgGTCCTACATTCATCCTCTAAGCAGGACCAGCCTCTGCCACAGCCAAGAACCCCTGAATAACGGCAAGAGTGACTACATCAGTGTTTAAATACTGACACAGATACATTAAACCATAGCCTACAATACAAAATTCATCATCAGTACTATAACTATATAACTACATGGTGTGATAGAAACAGAGATCTGTTTTTTCATTGTATTGCTTTggagaaaaataatttaatagtgTTCATTTGTTTTGGTTAAATGTATTTTCAGCTGGATTTTAAATGGATTCCAAATTTAATTCTTGCatcaaataactgaaataatatgATACAAACATGGTGACTCTGCAAGTTCATTACTTTGTTAGTAGTGTACTTTGTTGTTAGTGCTTTATTGTTCCCTTTAATatcatgtcagttttaaaatGAGAatacttaaagaaatagttcacccaaaagcgCATTTCAGTCATCATTTCCTCACTGTCATGTTGTCACTAACCTgtgatgactttgtttcttctatATAGAACATGTAAGGATAATTGACGATGGGCCGATTAAGCCAGGTGGTGATGCAACCACGATGAGAAGCGgagtaattatttttctaataattcaacagcccaaagtcaattattccacttatactacggttaccacacctcaagacatcaatcagatgatatatttaaagggattgaGCTAATCCTCGGTCTCCGCATTTGAGCAGAATCTCAACCAGGTCAGCAGCATTCAGTCTACTAGACTCATTCCCAGCGACAGACTCCACCTCAGCCCGGCTCTCACATAAAGACCAGCAGCTCAGGTTAAACTGTGCTGGGAGTGATATTTCCATCACTTTCCCCAGTTCCTTCCGCTACTTTCAATTTTTCAGAACTATTTTTAATTAGATGTCCAGCTTTCCCATACTCTAAGCACTTTATTCTTGCAGTTGTGACAAAATAACATAAAGTCATCAGCAAACAACTTAAGTGACAAGTCTAGATGATATGTTTCAAAAGAGGGGATTTTTTAAATTGGCGAC
It includes:
- the LOC128031528 gene encoding protein FAM161A-like — its product is MTPILRTERLQPSELQALFGEEKDYSCSLNDIVHHTEVCELQSDGDNIGACDSSSLSDVDYGKPCAAPHLQGPTFSKQEYYTKLEELKREHLRNIAELEKLNLSQIKPGQRERQLITCRSQNGDDTESGQVELNQVGSKASVDRLRNEVSHLKLKQARQNSLEDQRKLSHSPQNSSLSAANPGMDRLRHNSKVTVPKPFRMMLREEDRKRRNVKTRSEMELENERLKKELDELKECSKTFRAKPAPRSTHFLCNDIITKHPKKLQLQKNLINQMDHDHHGNHLKQGSHRQTPPLPQQPFSFIERERKKREKKLEDELNNLSPKTERRLFKARPLPRSLYRPSSPTCQIYEAVNLNHRGSALPPSILEDMLQEGEEAENQYDDEFSRPQSTDISRCSSNLKKWKNKGALQVEEEMERKRNRERDRDWSYIHPLSRTSLCHSQEPLNNGKSDYISV